A section of the Chryseobacterium scophthalmum genome encodes:
- a CDS encoding DUF58 domain-containing protein, translating into MQIKDIVKKVKQIEIRTRRKTEATLMGQYHSAFKGQGMTFSEVRPYQFGDEIRRIDWNKTARFREPFVKVMEEERELTMMILVDISASMDYGTKTQLKREYVAEIAASLGFSAAGNNDKVGLILFADKVYKVIPPQKGRKHVLSMISHILTAEYVPAESKIDKALEYMMGIFKRKSLVFLLSDFEDEYDSKILRVASKKHQLLGMRIYDEKDNEIPDVGYTLLYDAETGNQVWANTSSARWRYTFAEAQKQKQRNLEEDFANSSAQFLNINTGEDYSKMLYNYFQKK; encoded by the coding sequence ATGCAAATAAAAGATATTGTAAAAAAGGTCAAGCAAATAGAGATCCGTACCAGAAGGAAAACGGAGGCTACTTTGATGGGGCAATATCACAGCGCTTTTAAAGGACAGGGAATGACGTTTTCTGAAGTTCGCCCTTACCAATTCGGAGATGAAATCCGTAGGATTGACTGGAATAAAACAGCCCGTTTTCGTGAACCTTTCGTTAAAGTAATGGAAGAGGAAAGAGAACTGACCATGATGATTTTGGTTGATATTTCCGCATCAATGGATTACGGTACGAAGACCCAGCTGAAAAGAGAATATGTTGCAGAAATTGCTGCAAGTTTGGGATTTTCGGCAGCGGGAAATAATGACAAAGTAGGTTTGATTTTATTTGCAGATAAAGTATACAAAGTAATTCCGCCACAGAAAGGAAGGAAACATGTTTTATCAATGATCAGCCATATTTTGACAGCTGAATACGTTCCTGCAGAATCAAAAATCGATAAAGCTTTAGAATATATGATGGGAATTTTTAAAAGAAAGTCTCTTGTGTTTTTGCTTTCAGATTTTGAGGATGAGTATGATTCTAAAATTCTGAGAGTGGCTTCTAAGAAGCACCAGCTTTTAGGCATGAGAATTTATGACGAAAAAGATAACGAAATTCCCGATGTAGGTTATACTTTGCTGTATGATGCTGAAACGGGAAATCAGGTTTGGGCAAATACTTCGAGTGCAAGATGGCGCTACACTTTTGCTGAAGCACAAAAACAGAAACAGAGAAATCTGGAAGAAGATTTTGCCAATTCTTCAGCCCAGTTTCTGAACATCAATACCGGAGAAGATTACTCAAAGATGTTATATAATTATTTTCAGAAAAAATAA
- a CDS encoding AAA family ATPase, whose protein sequence is MSDSYQAEDIRQLTEKVKEQNYFFNLLRQEINKAIIGQHYMIDRLLIGLLGNGHVLLEGVPGLAKTLAIKTLAEAVHGEFSRIQFTPDLLPADVVGTMIYNIKENDFSIKKGPVFANFVLADEINRAPAKVQSALLEVMQEKQVTIGDETMPLPKPFLVLATQNPIDQEGTYLLPEAQSDRFMLKCKIDYPEFEDERKVMRMVSTSHQPEIKQVISLQNIVEAKAIVNQIYLDEKIEKYILDMVFATRYPEKYGLSELKNYISFGASPRASINLAIASRAYAFLKGRAFVIPEDVKALAQDVLRHRIGLTFEAEAEEITSEEIVNRILAKIQAP, encoded by the coding sequence ATGTCAGATTCATATCAAGCAGAAGACATCCGTCAATTGACCGAAAAGGTTAAAGAACAAAATTATTTTTTTAATCTTCTGAGGCAGGAAATCAATAAAGCGATTATTGGTCAACATTACATGATTGATCGACTTTTGATAGGTCTTTTAGGAAATGGTCACGTTCTTTTGGAAGGTGTTCCCGGTTTGGCAAAAACCTTAGCGATAAAGACTTTAGCAGAAGCCGTTCACGGTGAGTTTTCAAGAATTCAGTTTACACCCGATTTGCTTCCTGCAGATGTGGTGGGAACGATGATTTACAACATCAAGGAGAATGACTTTTCGATAAAAAAAGGTCCCGTTTTTGCGAATTTTGTTTTGGCAGATGAGATTAACCGAGCTCCGGCAAAAGTGCAGTCGGCTCTTTTGGAAGTAATGCAGGAAAAACAGGTAACCATTGGTGACGAAACCATGCCGTTACCGAAACCTTTCTTGGTTTTAGCTACTCAAAACCCGATTGATCAGGAAGGAACTTATCTTTTGCCTGAAGCGCAAAGCGATCGTTTTATGCTGAAATGTAAAATCGATTATCCTGAATTTGAAGATGAAAGAAAGGTGATGAGAATGGTTTCTACTTCGCATCAACCTGAAATTAAACAGGTGATTTCATTACAGAATATTGTTGAAGCAAAAGCAATTGTTAATCAAATTTATTTAGACGAAAAGATTGAGAAATATATTCTGGATATGGTTTTTGCAACCCGTTATCCTGAGAAATATGGACTTTCTGAACTGAAAAATTACATCAGTTTTGGAGCTTCACCAAGAGCATCCATTAACTTAGCGATTGCTTCAAGAGCGTATGCGTTTTTGAAAGGAAGAGCTTTTGTAATTCCTGAAGATGTAAAAGCTTTAGCACAGGATGTTTTAAGACACAGAATCGGGCTTACTTTTGAAGCAGAAGCAGAAGAAATTACTTCCGAAGAAATTGTAAACAGGATTTTAGCTAAAATTCAAGCACCCTAA
- a CDS encoding DinB family protein, protein MNYHFQAHRQVRKNLLDILQDTSHEDLLLIPDGFNNNIYWNIAHTVATQQLLHYYLSGNPFRIDKYWIETYKKGTLPNLNVQKSEVEDLEFLLTETSKTLMKDFDSDFFSDYTPYTTSFGMDLKSIQDAIIFNNMHESLHYGYAMAQKRTILGEKGR, encoded by the coding sequence ATGAATTATCATTTTCAAGCTCACCGACAGGTTAGAAAAAACCTTTTAGATATTCTGCAGGATACTTCTCACGAAGATCTTTTATTAATTCCTGATGGTTTTAATAACAATATCTATTGGAATATTGCGCATACCGTTGCCACACAGCAATTGCTGCATTATTACCTGAGTGGAAATCCTTTCAGAATTGATAAATACTGGATTGAAACGTACAAAAAAGGAACTTTACCGAATCTGAATGTTCAAAAATCTGAAGTAGAAGATTTAGAATTTTTACTCACCGAAACGTCAAAAACTTTGATGAAAGATTTCGACAGTGATTTCTTTTCAGATTACACACCTTACACTACAAGTTTTGGAATGGATTTGAAAAGTATTCAGGATGCTATTATTTTTAACAACATGCACGAAAGTCTGCACTACGGCTATGCAATGGCGCAGAAAAGAACAATTTTAGGAGAAAAAGGAAGATAG
- the rlmB gene encoding 23S rRNA (guanosine(2251)-2'-O)-methyltransferase RlmB produces MKDDFIFGLRPVLEAIEAGKTIDKIFVQNALQGEIYAELKAILAKNKIRPNYVPVEKLNRFTRKNHQGVVAFISDVPFHRIENIVPELFEEGKTPFILILDRLTDVRNFGAICRTAECVGIDAIVIPEKGGAPVNSDAIKTSAGAMYNIKICKEPNLAHVVDFLQQSGIAVFSATEKAQKLIYDVDFTAPCAIVMGNEETGISKEVLHHSDEKIKLPIEGKTQSLNVSVACGAILYEAMRQKITKI; encoded by the coding sequence ATGAAAGACGATTTTATTTTTGGGCTTCGTCCCGTATTGGAAGCTATTGAAGCTGGAAAAACTATTGACAAAATTTTTGTGCAAAATGCATTGCAGGGAGAGATTTATGCAGAACTGAAAGCTATTTTAGCAAAAAATAAAATACGTCCCAACTACGTTCCTGTAGAAAAACTTAACCGTTTTACAAGAAAAAATCACCAAGGTGTAGTGGCTTTTATTTCTGATGTTCCGTTTCACAGAATTGAAAATATTGTTCCTGAATTATTTGAAGAAGGTAAAACGCCATTCATTTTAATTTTAGACAGATTAACGGATGTAAGAAACTTTGGTGCAATTTGTAGAACTGCAGAATGTGTAGGAATTGATGCAATTGTAATTCCTGAAAAAGGAGGTGCACCTGTAAATTCTGATGCGATAAAAACTTCAGCTGGAGCGATGTACAATATCAAAATCTGTAAAGAACCGAATTTAGCTCACGTTGTAGATTTCTTACAGCAAAGTGGGATCGCCGTATTTTCGGCAACTGAAAAGGCACAAAAATTGATATACGACGTTGATTTTACTGCACCTTGCGCCATTGTAATGGGAAATGAAGAAACCGGAATTTCTAAAGAAGTACTACATCATTCAGATGAAAAAATAAAGCTTCCGATAGAAGGAAAAACACAGTCTCTGAACGTTTCTGTAGCATGTGGAGCTATTTTATATGAAGCAATGAGACAGAAAATCACAAAAATTTAA
- a CDS encoding DUF6263 family protein, whose product MKNIAALALISIALVSCKKETATITKVDPKTGKTITVEVPADSIKEVKADAAIKDSLGVFKQTFKLEKGKTYPLTTYQRDTKTMTDPQGKTMTGTSESTDEMNFTVNDIKGNVYDMTINLIGKRNSQSAQGKTVVVDTKLPIPKEDNLKMIWNVNKALTGNKLNMKMDTKGNVISITGFEAVYTKISDALKNIVKDANQRASVVASLKESFNEKVLKDQFEKNLSVLPKKGAKIGDKWSTSENADEAGKIKVTSNYTLKSAGNGVVEISITGGIPKKEEKKSQGPMTHSMSSELSQNGTIKFDQNTGWINNQNISVKTTQVETISDGKQSQSMKSVSNSSVMVNPSSK is encoded by the coding sequence ATGAAAAATATAGCAGCATTAGCGCTTATCTCAATAGCACTTGTTTCATGTAAAAAAGAAACAGCAACTATAACGAAAGTAGATCCTAAAACAGGAAAGACAATCACCGTAGAAGTTCCTGCAGATTCTATAAAAGAAGTAAAGGCGGATGCGGCAATCAAAGATTCTTTGGGAGTTTTCAAGCAAACTTTTAAGCTTGAAAAAGGAAAAACCTACCCTTTAACAACTTATCAGAGAGATACCAAAACGATGACTGATCCGCAAGGTAAAACCATGACCGGAACCAGCGAATCTACTGACGAAATGAACTTCACTGTAAACGATATCAAAGGAAATGTTTATGACATGACCATTAATCTGATTGGAAAAAGAAATTCTCAGTCAGCACAAGGTAAAACTGTTGTTGTTGATACGAAATTGCCGATTCCTAAGGAAGATAACCTGAAGATGATCTGGAATGTAAACAAAGCGCTTACCGGAAACAAGCTGAACATGAAGATGGATACAAAAGGAAATGTAATTTCTATCACCGGATTTGAAGCAGTTTACACAAAAATATCTGATGCGCTGAAGAATATCGTTAAAGACGCTAACCAAAGAGCAAGTGTTGTAGCAAGTCTTAAAGAAAGCTTCAACGAAAAGGTTTTGAAAGATCAGTTTGAAAAAAACCTTTCTGTACTTCCAAAAAAAGGAGCTAAAATCGGTGATAAATGGAGCACTTCTGAAAATGCAGACGAAGCAGGAAAAATTAAAGTGACTTCAAACTATACATTGAAAAGTGCAGGAAACGGAGTTGTAGAAATTTCAATCACTGGTGGAATCCCTAAAAAAGAAGAGAAAAAATCTCAAGGTCCGATGACTCACAGCATGAGCAGTGAATTGTCTCAAAACGGAACCATCAAGTTTGACCAAAACACGGGGTGGATTAACAACCAAAACATCAGTGTAAAAACAACGCAGGTAGAAACTATTTCAGACGGAAAACAGTCTCAATCTATGAAAAGTGTTTCAAACTCTTCTGTAATGGTAAACCCTTCATCTAAATAA
- a CDS encoding YfhO family protein, giving the protein MAKNKNLIYIAVSLIAFLVLAFLYSTPVFTGKQLFQHDIVQYRGGAKELIDYRNNFDKETYWSDSMFGGMPTYQMGSRFEGDIIKKVDSYLNILPRPVNYLFLLFSGFFLLGMVAVRNWKYALLGATFFGLSTYFYIIIAAGHNGKVNTIEYFAPLLAGILLVYIRKKYVLGFIITTLFFGLQIAANHPQMTYYLFLGLGFLFISELVRAIKKKVPMKHFLISSGIIASALAIGVGMNSQRIMANSEYIKETVRGKQILNTETHTAGNTGMDKESILMWSYGQLETLNLFIPRLMGGGSQEPEGKEMMEKVQQLVQDNVTSQAEYDRISKGFGSLTYWGDQPGTSGPAYQGAIVCFLALLGFFFASKKYRYWILGATILTILLAWGSNFMPLSDFFIEYVPFYSKFRAPSSILVVVELLFPLIAIIGLYRFFNSETLEEDYKKKILTYVGGGTLGLTLLLIIFGKSILGFYTDNEKLYLPPFLLDYLVDERFSMFRTDAIKALLYVGITVAVLFFVLKQKLNQNIALVIIGLVSLFDLWAVNKRYLNDDNYVDKIFAENPFQTEGSDYLAEKVGDNANLQSILASIPVNKTLETIVENDKKHYRIYNQVLGTTSETNTSYFKASIGGYHAVKLRRYDDLLNKYIVQPDSVKTPKILNLLNTKYMIFGNPGEPQVVPNPKANGNAWFVSDLKFVNTPDEEIKYIGEIDSKKTAVINASDKSYFDNRPVQADSTATINLTKYEANELEFKSQSKTPQLAVFSEIYYPHGWKVFVDEKEVPYIKADYLLRAVHIPAGNHHIKMIFEPQVIETGKWISLLCFGLFIALSAFGIFWLNKKKKENVLIKEKI; this is encoded by the coding sequence ATGGCAAAAAACAAAAACTTAATATACATTGCAGTTTCTTTAATTGCATTCTTAGTTTTAGCATTTTTATATTCTACTCCTGTTTTTACAGGAAAGCAGCTTTTCCAGCACGATATTGTACAGTATCGTGGTGGCGCAAAAGAGTTGATTGATTATCGAAACAACTTCGACAAAGAAACCTACTGGAGCGACTCTATGTTTGGCGGAATGCCAACTTACCAAATGGGAAGCCGTTTTGAAGGTGACATTATTAAAAAAGTTGACAGCTACCTGAATATTTTGCCAAGACCGGTTAATTATCTGTTTTTATTGTTCTCAGGGTTTTTCCTTTTAGGAATGGTTGCCGTCCGAAACTGGAAATACGCCCTTTTGGGAGCCACATTTTTCGGGCTCTCCACTTATTTTTACATCATTATTGCAGCCGGACACAACGGAAAAGTAAACACAATAGAATATTTCGCACCACTTTTAGCCGGAATTTTATTGGTTTATATCCGCAAAAAATACGTCCTCGGATTTATTATCACCACTCTTTTCTTCGGATTACAGATCGCGGCAAACCACCCACAAATGACGTATTATCTGTTCTTAGGTTTAGGATTTTTATTTATTTCTGAACTTGTAAGAGCGATAAAAAAGAAAGTTCCGATGAAACATTTTTTAATTTCATCAGGAATTATAGCTTCTGCTTTAGCAATTGGAGTTGGAATGAATTCTCAAAGAATCATGGCAAACTCCGAATATATTAAAGAAACGGTAAGAGGAAAACAAATTCTGAATACCGAAACCCATACTGCCGGAAATACCGGAATGGACAAAGAAAGTATCTTGATGTGGAGCTACGGTCAGCTGGAAACTTTAAACCTATTTATTCCAAGATTGATGGGAGGTGGAAGCCAGGAACCTGAAGGAAAAGAAATGATGGAAAAAGTACAGCAGCTTGTTCAGGATAATGTAACTTCTCAAGCCGAGTACGACCGAATTTCTAAAGGATTTGGAAGCTTAACGTATTGGGGAGATCAACCGGGAACTTCCGGACCTGCTTATCAAGGTGCTATTGTTTGTTTCTTGGCGCTTTTAGGATTCTTTTTTGCCTCAAAAAAATACCGTTACTGGATTTTAGGAGCTACAATTCTAACTATATTATTGGCTTGGGGAAGCAACTTCATGCCACTTTCAGATTTCTTTATAGAATATGTTCCGTTTTACAGTAAATTCAGAGCGCCATCTTCTATTTTGGTTGTTGTAGAATTGTTATTCCCTTTAATTGCAATTATCGGATTATACAGATTTTTCAATAGTGAAACTTTAGAAGAAGACTACAAAAAGAAAATCCTTACGTATGTTGGAGGTGGAACTTTAGGTTTAACTTTACTTCTTATTATTTTCGGAAAATCAATTTTAGGCTTTTATACCGACAACGAAAAACTGTACCTGCCTCCTTTCCTACTCGATTATTTGGTTGATGAACGTTTCAGCATGTTCAGAACAGACGCTATCAAAGCATTATTATATGTTGGAATTACGGTAGCCGTTCTATTCTTTGTTTTAAAACAAAAATTAAATCAAAACATCGCTTTAGTGATCATTGGATTGGTGAGTTTATTTGATCTTTGGGCAGTAAATAAGCGTTATTTAAATGACGATAATTATGTAGATAAGATCTTCGCTGAAAACCCTTTCCAAACTGAAGGATCAGATTATTTAGCTGAAAAAGTAGGCGATAATGCCAACTTACAATCGATTTTAGCAAGTATTCCTGTGAATAAAACATTGGAAACGATTGTTGAAAATGATAAAAAGCATTACAGAATTTACAATCAGGTCTTAGGCACAACCAGCGAAACCAATACTTCTTATTTCAAAGCTTCAATCGGAGGTTATCATGCGGTGAAACTGAGAAGATATGACGATCTATTAAATAAATATATCGTACAACCCGACAGCGTAAAAACTCCAAAAATTCTGAATTTACTCAACACCAAGTACATGATCTTTGGAAATCCGGGAGAGCCACAAGTTGTTCCGAATCCTAAAGCCAATGGAAATGCATGGTTTGTAAGTGATCTGAAATTTGTAAATACTCCGGACGAAGAAATTAAATATATCGGGGAAATCGACAGTAAGAAAACCGCTGTTATTAATGCTTCCGACAAATCATATTTCGATAACAGACCTGTTCAGGCAGATTCTACAGCGACTATTAATCTAACGAAATATGAAGCCAATGAATTAGAGTTTAAATCTCAGTCTAAAACACCGCAATTAGCCGTTTTCTCTGAAATTTATTATCCTCATGGCTGGAAAGTTTTTGTTGATGAAAAAGAAGTTCCATACATCAAAGCCGATTATTTATTGCGTGCAGTACATATTCCTGCAGGAAACCATCATATCAAAATGATCTTTGAGCCACAAGTCATCGAAACTGGAAAATGGATTTCTCTTCTTTGCTTCGGATTATTCATTGCATTGAGTGCTTTCGGAATTTTCTGGCTGAATAAAAAGAAAAAAGAGAACGTTTTAATTAAAGAAAAAATATAA
- a CDS encoding glycosyl transferase family 1 — translation MEDKKILIITYYWPPAGGPGVQRWLKFAKYLPEFGWKPIIYTPENPSYPLLDESLMNDVPEDLEIVRTKIWEPYQLAEKLNKSNKKFKAGQFDVGNNQSWKSKLSIWVRGNFFIPDARVFWVNPSTQFLEQYLKINNIETIVTSGPPHSMHLIGLNLKKKFPDLKWIADFRDPWTEISYYKHLKLTNRSDKKHRSLESEVFKNADITLATSYTDAENFRKNGANAFCITNGFDETDASTSLSMTEKASKFTLSYIGVLEQLRNPENLWKALDNLVKANSDFAENFNLKFVGRIDDKILEVIEKSSLKDHIQNLGYVSHDKAVDEMAKSSLLLITNFPNDSSKGIIPGKIFEYLATGKQILSFGPNEADVAKILDETKAGKHFRYNDSKEIEDFILEKFELWKNGNLLENTQNIEQFSRRNLTKQLSEIL, via the coding sequence ATGGAAGATAAAAAAATCCTTATCATCACCTATTATTGGCCACCTGCAGGAGGACCGGGAGTTCAGCGATGGCTGAAATTCGCAAAATATCTTCCTGAATTTGGCTGGAAACCGATTATTTATACACCTGAAAACCCAAGCTACCCTTTGTTGGATGAAAGCTTAATGAATGACGTTCCTGAAGATTTGGAAATCGTAAGAACAAAAATCTGGGAGCCTTATCAATTGGCGGAAAAGCTTAATAAAAGCAATAAAAAATTCAAAGCGGGGCAATTTGATGTCGGTAACAATCAAAGCTGGAAATCTAAGCTTTCGATTTGGGTAAGAGGTAATTTTTTCATTCCCGATGCGAGAGTTTTTTGGGTTAATCCTTCAACTCAATTTCTTGAGCAATATTTGAAAATCAACAATATTGAGACGATCGTTACTTCAGGACCACCCCACTCAATGCATTTGATTGGTTTAAATTTAAAAAAGAAATTTCCCGATTTAAAATGGATTGCCGATTTTCGTGATCCGTGGACCGAAATTTCATATTATAAGCATTTAAAACTGACCAACAGATCAGATAAAAAACACCGCAGCTTGGAATCTGAAGTGTTCAAAAATGCAGATATTACTCTGGCAACAAGCTATACCGATGCAGAAAACTTCCGTAAAAACGGAGCGAATGCTTTTTGTATCACCAATGGTTTTGATGAAACTGATGCTTCGACTTCGCTCAGCATGACAGAAAAGGCTTCAAAATTTACTTTAAGCTATATCGGTGTTTTAGAGCAGTTAAGAAATCCTGAAAACCTTTGGAAAGCACTCGATAATTTAGTGAAAGCCAATTCAGATTTTGCAGAAAACTTCAACCTTAAATTTGTCGGAAGAATTGATGATAAAATTTTAGAAGTTATTGAGAAGTCAAGCTTAAAAGATCATATTCAGAATCTTGGTTACGTTTCGCACGATAAAGCGGTTGATGAAATGGCGAAGTCTTCCCTTTTATTGATCACTAATTTTCCAAATGACTCTTCAAAAGGCATTATTCCGGGGAAAATATTTGAATATTTGGCAACAGGAAAACAAATCCTTTCTTTTGGTCCAAATGAGGCTGATGTTGCAAAAATTTTAGATGAAACAAAAGCCGGAAAACATTTTAGGTACAATGATTCCAAAGAAATTGAAGATTTTATTTTAGAAAAATTCGAACTGTGGAAAAATGGAAATCTTTTAGAAAACACTCAAAACATTGAGCAGTTTTCAAGAAGAAATTTAACGAAACAACTTTCTGAAATATTATAA
- a CDS encoding YpdA family putative bacillithiol disulfide reductase: protein MEILDILIIGAGPIGLNCALEAKKNNLKYLIIEKGTIVNSLYNYPLYMKFFSTAEKLEIAEIPFISAAPKPGRQEALEYYQGIARQKNININLYEKVLKVSKSGNIFEIETSKSKYTAKNVIISTGFYDIPNLMNIPGEDLPKVKHYYTEPYPFARQKIVIVGSSNSSVDAALETYRKGAEVTMVIRNSEISENVKYWVKPDIENRISEGSIKAHFNAELIEIKENSVVFKDENDEIQEIENDFVLAMTGYLPDFDFLKNSGVDLQGECLNPFYNPETMETNIENLYLAGVVCGGKDTHLWFIENSRIHAEMIIRNILST, encoded by the coding sequence ATGGAAATTTTAGATATTCTGATTATCGGAGCTGGACCGATTGGTCTAAACTGCGCACTCGAAGCAAAGAAAAACAACCTGAAATATTTGATTATAGAAAAAGGAACTATTGTAAACTCACTTTACAATTATCCTTTATACATGAAGTTTTTTTCGACAGCGGAAAAGCTTGAAATTGCAGAAATTCCTTTTATCTCAGCTGCACCAAAACCTGGAAGACAGGAAGCATTGGAATATTATCAAGGTATTGCAAGACAGAAAAACATCAATATTAACCTTTACGAAAAAGTATTAAAAGTTTCTAAAAGCGGAAATATTTTTGAGATTGAAACTTCCAAATCAAAATATACAGCCAAAAACGTCATCATTTCGACCGGGTTTTATGACATTCCGAATCTGATGAATATTCCGGGAGAAGATCTGCCAAAAGTAAAACATTATTACACCGAACCCTACCCTTTTGCAAGACAGAAAATTGTGATTGTAGGCTCGAGCAATTCGTCTGTTGATGCCGCTTTGGAAACGTACAGAAAAGGTGCTGAAGTGACCATGGTCATTCGGAATTCTGAGATTTCTGAAAATGTAAAATATTGGGTAAAACCAGATATTGAAAACAGAATTTCAGAAGGAAGTATTAAAGCTCATTTTAATGCTGAATTGATTGAAATTAAAGAAAATTCTGTTGTATTTAAAGACGAAAATGATGAGATTCAGGAAATTGAAAATGATTTTGTTTTGGCGATGACAGGCTACCTTCCCGATTTTGATTTTCTTAAAAATTCCGGAGTTGATTTACAAGGAGAATGCTTAAATCCTTTTTATAATCCTGAAACAATGGAAACCAATATTGAAAATTTATATTTGGCAGGCGTTGTTTGTGGTGGAAAAGACACTCACCTTTGGTTTATTGAAAATTCAAGAATTCATGCAGAAATGATTATTCGAAACATTCTTTCAACGTAA
- a CDS encoding S41 family peptidase, producing the protein MKNKSVNKSKLNWDEIFDKTLAEASKAKTIKETYPIIKNALSSLNDSHSNFYPKDVVKAYTLGYKATGQEFPVIKSEMLENSYAYISLPDIGSFNKDDWNLYINTFYAKVNDLQKRKPKGWIIDLRGNFGGMLYPMYAAIAPFLDDKNVVGTKDAEGQIEYYNYKDAKFYEGSTATQMFQLTQKEPRSVKKPLAILVDKVTGSSGEFITAAFVGQKNVKIIGTNTQGLTSGNQEYKLSDGSFLVLTTGNIVDRTGKEYAKIGEGIPPNIIIEKSTDKAKTNENYLKEAFKYIEGK; encoded by the coding sequence ATGAAAAATAAATCAGTGAATAAATCAAAGCTTAATTGGGATGAAATATTTGATAAAACTCTTGCTGAAGCGTCAAAAGCTAAAACAATAAAAGAGACCTATCCTATTATAAAAAATGCTTTAAGCTCATTAAACGATTCTCATTCTAATTTTTATCCTAAAGATGTTGTAAAAGCCTACACATTAGGATACAAAGCAACAGGTCAGGAGTTTCCTGTAATTAAAAGTGAAATGCTGGAAAACAGCTATGCTTACATCAGTTTACCAGATATTGGTTCGTTCAATAAAGATGACTGGAACTTATACATCAATACTTTTTATGCAAAAGTTAATGACTTGCAAAAACGTAAACCTAAAGGCTGGATCATTGATTTGAGAGGAAATTTCGGAGGCATGCTTTATCCGATGTATGCTGCAATTGCTCCTTTTTTAGACGATAAAAATGTAGTCGGCACAAAAGATGCAGAAGGACAAATTGAATATTACAATTACAAAGATGCTAAGTTCTATGAAGGCTCAACAGCTACACAGATGTTCCAATTAACACAAAAAGAGCCAAGATCGGTAAAAAAGCCTTTAGCAATATTGGTCGATAAAGTAACGGGAAGCTCGGGAGAATTTATTACCGCTGCATTTGTCGGTCAAAAAAATGTAAAAATTATTGGCACAAATACGCAAGGTTTAACTTCCGGAAATCAAGAATATAAATTATCAGACGGATCTTTCCTTGTTCTTACTACGGGCAATATTGTAGACAGAACAGGAAAAGAATATGCTAAAATTGGCGAAGGAATTCCTCCAAATATCATCATTGAAAAATCAACAGACAAAGCAAAAACAAACGAAAACTACCTAAAAGAAGCGTTTAAGTATATTGAAGGTAAATAA